ATTCTTGGTGGAATATTTGTGGGATGCTGGGCGATGGCACTTGCAGAAATGTTGAATGTATTTCCAATATTCATCCGGCGTATGAAGATTATAAAAAGCGTACCATATCTTATACTTGGAATCGCAGTCGGAAAGACTGTGGGTGCGCTTTTGTTTTTTGCAAATCACTGGGGACAGTAATAATGCCGAGGCATTCTTGAAAGAATACTTTGCCGTTCAAAGGCAGGGACGAATCGAAAAAAGTGTTCATTGACAGGAAAGTCATGTGGAAAAAGAAAGGAGAGGAACATGGATAAACAAAAGCAACAGGAAGCATATAAGAATTACGTCAAGCAGAAGACGCCGGTACACAATCTGCCATTCAATATGCTCAAAGCATTTATTACAGGAGGCATTATCTGCACAATTGGACAGGGCATTTTGAATTATTGCAGGCACCTTGGAATAGAAAAAGACATCAGCGCAGGCTGGACTTCCATGATTCTGATTCTCTTAAGCGTCTTGCTCACTGGATTTAACATTTATCCGCAGATCGCAAAATGGGGCGGCGCAGGAGCGTTGGTTCCGATTACCGGATTTGCGAATTCCGTGGCGGCACCGGCAATTGAATATCAGAAAGAAGGACAGGTCATGGGAATCGGCTGCAAGATATTTACCATAGCAGGACCGGTGATATTATATGGAATCTTCTCAAGCTGGGTACTTGGAGTGGGGT
The sequence above is drawn from the Dorea formicigenerans genome and encodes:
- a CDS encoding SpoVA/SpoVAEb family sporulation membrane protein, with amino-acid sequence MDKQKQQEAYKNYVKQKTPVHNLPFNMLKAFITGGIICTIGQGILNYCRHLGIEKDISAGWTSMILILLSVLLTGFNIYPQIAKWGGAGALVPITGFANSVAAPAIEYQKEGQVMGIGCKIFTIAGPVILYGIFSSWVLGVGYWILKILKVV